One Phoenix dactylifera cultivar Barhee BC4 chromosome 8, palm_55x_up_171113_PBpolish2nd_filt_p, whole genome shotgun sequence genomic window carries:
- the LOC103702587 gene encoding uncharacterized protein LOC103702587: MDVSSAPVLKTTNFFCRVSSLRSNPTYVTLFKKNPPRKGAGHFVDFSKIPSWRPSAASIRGALRISAHFRRPSRRRNTLREKLNSYGEEQKVSKVTELLNLDSNLEDSNYINGETKTDNSESSSNFDSERGVVDNCSSENQNISGNPVLWNKLEKWIEQYKKDSEFWGVGAGPIFTIYQDTDGKVSRVSVSEDEITKRSQIPVWSLEEKESIEEFMDVNSKISHAKLIAKQIESGEYVLPRSSSIAKFVVEGKKFTFADGLRSISLQSGPTLKIFPQIGFMVLCGCCVFWAMSKLFVGNHKVELTRQEVEMLRRKKKSRLEREEMEKGGVKVVGDEPEFPTTRRPQLDKNELMKDIMQAKASTEKLAITDVSSHFSAISPDFDDKVREIRKMQRKVRELEQQDHSQNDKKGEEYGVASILLGAKDQNASNENNANAEAASIKEGSNHDRTSDINLLEDQEKNGRFSVDIENKKLLRENNMGNMNDTPGGESLNTFANSKPITTVKADDQNEEKTTCSMDGKSVEVDIEHTVHSGSTNVFSIVDWINEETSGKKKVESSIMEEKESNRSSSDFVRTRPKIIRSVKEAREYLARKHRPLPGKAQADQEMQVKDLAAKANGCIFTYDDNPIVRSSQSSSESSNVSVPNKLHHGNVSDTGSYGDGSMIKTSSMTMENSEAQGAKTVNNGDYRGKSLKSLNVKGGVNSPFSNDSEIGKTLSSNKILLGGVAEHTVSPTNSSISRMNNLSDEQKHVQDHIDSCIFHTSDNSQESDPHITYSDKSTLGVTSDLLMSGMTTPSKNDVVYNSQKSETLTEKEQIGPKTQLRRLKNVRVICDTRNNEDTEVSMGRILSLESRMAGSSTLDMTQNFTTSSVSSSKESTINKKEIREDNCRYSSFGDNVSGEKRTARSPETEFSKFKEAHDTKVLSRSGTNLSRDSDGAGCLTKEKHQDAENSWVNKNFQEFDPVIKKIGVGFKENYMVAKEKVKEQQGLSADISELGLMEEDEELEWMNDEHLREIVFQVRQNELAGRDPFHLMDPDDKHTFFEGLERKAEKVNEKLLGLHEWVHSRIENLDYGADGISLDDPLEKIIPRWKGPAIDKNPQFLTKLSGDRTAIFAEKGDAQNSLQNMKESPNSNGAVYCSFNGKRNMSPDKSYANPKTLIECSDGTSRPGKKTGKEQWQHTKKWSEAFLEVYNAETNPEIKSIMRDMGKDLDRWITQKEIQDVADWMTRIPKRKRRYIEKKMEKIKREVEMFGPQAVVSKYREYSDEKEKDYLWWLDLNFILCIELYTVDDGIPKVGFYSLEMAPDLELNPKQYHVIAFADPGDSKNFCYIVQAHMDMLGSGRAFVIARPPKDAFREAKANGFSVSVIRKGEVKLNVDQTLEEVEEEITEIGSKIYHDKIMHERSVDIRTLMRGVITAERSTKRSKQVPTKLAKS, from the exons ATGGATGTTTCGAGTGCTCCGGTCCTCAAAACCACCAATTTTTTCTGCAGAGTTTCTTCTCTCCGATCCAATCCTACGTATGTAACCCTCTTTAAGAAGAATCCACCAAGGAAAGGCGCGGGTCATTTCGTTGATTTCTCAAAAATCCCATCCTGGAGACCTTCAGCCGCTTCCATCAGAGGAGCTTTACGAATTTCCGCCCATTTTCGGAGGCCTTCGAGGCGTCGGAACACTCTCAGAGAGAAACTCAATTCATACGGAGAAGAACAGAAGGTAAGTAAGGTTACTGAACTCTTAAACCTTGATTCCAATTTGGAGGATTCAAACTATATCAATGGTGAAACAAAGACAGATAATTCTGAGTCAAGTTCGAATTTTGATAGCGAGAGAGGAGTGGTTGATAATTGTAGTTCAGAGAACCAAAATATCTCTGGGAATCCAGTTTTGTGGAATAAATTGGAGAAATGGATCGAGCAGTACAAGAAAGATTCGGAGTTTTGGGGAGTCGGTGCAGGTCCTATATTCACTATTTATCAAGATACTGATGGGAAAGTTAGCCGGGTTTCAGTAAGTGAGGATGAAATTACTAAAAGGAGCCAAATCCCAGTATGGTCTCTTGAAGAAAAAGAATCAATAGAAGAATTTATGGATGTGAACTCTAAGATTTCACATGCTAAACTCATTGCTAAACAGATTGAAAGTGGTGAGTATGTGCTCCCAAGAAGTAGTTCGATCGCTAAGTTTGTGGTTGAGGGGAAAAAATTCACTTTTGCTGATGGTCTTCGGTCTATCTCTCTTCAGAGTGGGCCAACTTTGAAAATCTTCCCTCAGATTGGATTCATGGTATTGTGTGGTTGCTGTGTTTTCTGGGCCATGTCAAAGTTGTTTGTGGGAAATCACAAGGTGGAGCTGACAAGGCAAGAGGTTGAGATgctgaggagaaagaaaaaatcaaGACTGGAGAGGGAGGAGATGGAGAAGGGCGGCGTCAAAGTTGTTGGGGATGAACCAGAGTTCCCAACCACCAGAAGGCCTCAGTTGGATAAGAATGAACTGATGAAGGACATTATGCAAGCCAAGGCATCTACAGAGAAATTGGCTATAACAGATGTCTCTAGTCATTTTTCTGCTATCAGTCCTGACTTTGATGATAAAGTTAGGGAAATCAGAAAGATGCAAAGGAAGGTTCGTGAATTAGAGCAACAGGATCATTCCCAAAATGATAAGAAAGGTGAAGAATATGGTGTAGCTTCTATTCTGTTGGGTGCAAAAGATCAAAATGCTAGTAATGAAAATAATGCTAATGCAGAAGCTGCATCGATAAAGGAAGGTTCAAATCATGACAGGACTTCTGATATCAATCTGCTTGAAGACCAGGAAAAAAATGGGAGATTTTCTGTGGATATTGAAAACAAGAAGCTGCTCAGAGAAAATAACATGGGTAATATGAATGACACTCCAGGTGGAGAATCATTAAACACCTTTGCAAACAGCAAACCTATCACCACTGTTAAGGCGGATGATCAAAATGAAGAGAAGACAACATGCTCAATGGATGGAAAATCTGTTGAGGTTGATATAGAACATACTGTTCATTCTGGTAGTACTAATGTTTTTAGCATTGTTGACTGGATAAATGAAGAGACATCTGGGAAAAAGAAGGTGGAGAGTTCCATAATGGAAGAGAAAGAATCTAACAGAAGTTCTTCTGATTTTGTTAGAACCAGGCCAAAGATTATAAGGTCAGTGAAGGAAGCTAGAGAGTACCTAGCTCGAAAGCACAGGCCCCTACCAGGAAAAGCACAAGCTGATCAGGAAATGCAAGTTAAAGATCTGGCAGCAAAAGCCAATGGTTGCATCTTTACTTATGATGACAATCCTATTGTAAGGTCAAGTCAGTCAAGTAGTGAGAGTTCTAATGTTTCTGTGCCAAATAAACTACATCATGGTAATGTTTCTGACACTGGATCATATGGCGATGGTAGTATGATTAAGACTTCGTCTATGACGATGGAGAATTCTGAAGCGCAAGGAGCAAAAACTGTGAATAATGGTGATTATAGAGGGAAATCACTGAAGTCCCTAAATGTTAAGGGAGGTGTGAACTCTCCATTTTCAAACGATTCTGAGATCGGTAAGACGTTAAGCTCAAACAAAATATTGCTTGGAGGTGTTGCAGAACATACTGTTTCTCCTACTAATTCTAGCATTTCAAGAATGAACAATCTGAGTGATGAACAAAAACATGTACAGGATCACATTGACAGTTGCATCTTCCACACATCTGACAATAGTCAAGAATCAGACCCCCATATTACCTATTCTGATAAATCTACTTTAGGTGTTACTTCTGATCTATTAATGTCTGGAATGACCACGCCATCCAAAAATGATGTAGTTTATAATTCTCAAAAATCAGAGACTTTAACAGAAAAAGAGCAAATTGGACCGAAAACACAACTTAGAAGACTTAAAAATGTTAGAGTTATTTGTGACACCAGAAATAATGAAGATACAGAGGTCAGCATGGGCAGGATACTCAGTTTAGAAAGTAGAATGGCTGGATCGTCAACATTAGACATGACACAGAATTTTACAACATCGTCTGTCAGCTCTTCCAAGGAGTCCACCATAAACAAGAAGGAAATCAGAGAGGATAATTGTAGATACTCTTCGTTTGGGGATAACGTATCTGGAGAGAAAAGAACAGCCAGGTCTCCTGAGACTGAATTCAGTAAGTTCAAAGAAGCACATGACACAAAAGTGCTTTCTAGGTCCGGAACAAACTTATCACGTGATTCTGATGGAGCTGGCTGCCTAACTAAGGAAAAACATCAAGATGCTGAAAACAGTTGGGTCAACAAGAATTTTCAGGAATTTGATCCTGTAATTAAGAAGATTGGGGTCGGCTTCAAAGAAAATTACATGGTGGCAAAAGAGAAGGTAAAAGAGCAGCAAGGTTTAAGTGCTGATATAAGTGAACTTGGATTAatggaagaggatgaggaacTGGAATGGATGAATGATGAACATCTTCGGGAGATCGTATTTCAAGTTAGACAGAATGAGTTGGCTGGGCGGGATCCTTTTCATTTAATGGATCCTGATGATAAGCACACCTTCTTTGAGGGGCTCGAACGCAAAGCTGAGAAGGTGAACGAAAAGCTATTGGGTTTGCATGAGTGGGTCCACTCCAGGATCGAAAACCTTGACTATGGAGCAG ATGGCATCAGCTTGGATGATCCATTAGAAAAGATAATTCCTCGTTGGAAAGGTCCCGCAATTGATAAAAATCCTCAGTTTCTTACCAAGCTCTCTGGAGATCGGACTGCAATTTTTGCTGAAAAGGGGGATGCTCAGAATAGCCTTCAAAATATGAAAGAGTCACCAAATTCTAATGGTGCTGTTTACTGTTCATTTAATGGTAAAAGGAATATGTCTCCTGATAAGTCTTATGCAAACCCCAAGACGCTTATAGAGTGCAGTGATGGTACAAGCAGACCTGGCAAAAAGACAGGGAAGGAACAGTGGCAGCATACAAAGAAATGGTCTGAAGCTTTCCTGGAAGTTTATAATGCAGAGACAAATCCAGAAATAAAATCTATTATGAGGGATATGGGAAAGGATTTAGACAGATGGATCACGCAGAAAGAAATACAAGATGTCGCTGACTGGATGACAAGAATACCTAAAAGGAAGCGGAGATacatagaaaagaaaatggagaaaattaaaagggaaGTGGAAATGTTTGGACCACAAGCAGTGGTTAGCAAGTACAGAGAATATtcagatgaaaaagaaaaggattacCTTTGGTGGTTGGATCTTAATTTCATCCTG TGCATTGAACTATACACAGTTGATGATGGCATCCCAAAGGTGGGATTTTATTCCTTAGAGATGGCTCCAGACCTTGAACTAAATCCAAAGCAGTATCATGTGATTGCTTTTGCGGATCCAGGAGATTCAAAGAACTTCTGTTATATTGTCCAGGCTCATATGGATATGCTTGGAAGTGGCAGAGCTTTTGTCATTGCTCGACCTCCAAAG